The proteins below are encoded in one region of Thunnus maccoyii chromosome 24, fThuMac1.1, whole genome shotgun sequence:
- the LOC121891989 gene encoding poly(rC)-binding protein 3-like isoform X1, giving the protein MEPIKVQSEGGLNVTLTIRLLMHGKEVGSIIGKKGETVKKMREDSGARINISEGNCPERIVTITGPTDAIFKAFAMIAYKFEEDIINSMSNSPATSKPPVTLRLVVPASQCGSLIGKGGSKIKEMRESTGAQVQVAGDMLPNSTERAVTISGAPEAIIQCVKQICVVMLESPPKGATIPYRPKPASTPVIFSGGQVRADPLGASTANLSLLLQHQPLPAYTIQGQYAIPHPDLSKLHQLAMQQTPFTPLGQTTPAFPGLDASNQASTHELTIPNDLIGCIIGRQGTKINEIRQMSGAQIKIANAMEGSSERQITITGTPANISLAQYLINARFRDVAAMWNDPSSMTTS; this is encoded by the exons ATGGAGCCCATCAAGGTCCAATCAGAAGGTGGACTGAATGTGACCCTCACCATCAGGCTGCTGATGCACGGCAAG gagGTTGGAAGCATCATAGGAAAG AAAGGAGAAACGGTGAAGAAAATGCGCGAAGAT AGTGGTGCCCGTATTAACATTTCAGAAGGGAACTGCCCTGAACGAATAGTCACCATCACCGGGCCAACAGATGCTATTTTCAAGGCCTTTGCCATGATAGCCTACAAGTTCGAGGAG GATATAATCAACTCCATGAGCAACAGTCCAGCCACCAGTAAACCCCCTGTAACCCTGAGGCTTGTTGTCCCGGCCAGCCAGTGCGGCTCCCTCATTGGCAAAGGAGGCTCCAAAATCAAAGAAATGAGAGAG TCCACAGGAGCTCAGGTCCAGGTCGCAGGTGACATGCTTCCCAACTCCACCGAGAGAGCAGTGACGATCTCAGGGGCCCCAGAGGCCATCATCCAGTGTGTCAAACAGATATGTGTGGTGATGCTTGAG TCCCCACCGAAAGGTGCCACAATCCCCTACCGCCCCAAGCCTGCCTCCACCCCTGTCATTTTTTCAGGTGGCCAGGTAAGAGCAGACCCACTGGGGGCGTCCACAGCCAACCTCAGCCTCTTACTGCAGCACCAGCCACTGCCT GCTTATACCATTCAAGGACAGTACGCCATCCCACATCCAGAT TTGAGCAAGCTCCACCAGTTGGCTATGCAGCAAACCCCCTTTACCCCCCTCGGACAGACCACCCCTGCCTTCCCCG gtCTGGATGCCAGTAACCAGGCCAGTACTCATGAACTCACCATTCCCAATGAT CTAATAGGCTGCATAATCGGACGCCAGGGAACCAAAATCAACGAGATCCGTCAGATGTCTGGGGCGCAGATCAAAATTGCTAACGCTATGGAAGGGTCATCGGAGCGCCAGATCACCATCACAGGGACCCCCGCCAACATCAGCCTGGCCCAGTACCTCATCAATGCAAG GTTCAGAGACGTGGCGGCCATGTGGAACGACCCATCTTCCATGACCACATCCTGA
- the LOC121891989 gene encoding poly(rC)-binding protein 3-like isoform X2: MEPIKVQSEGGLNVTLTIRLLMHGKEVGSIIGKKGETVKKMREDSGARINISEGNCPERIVTITGPTDAIFKAFAMIAYKFEEDIINSMSNSPATSKPPVTLRLVVPASQCGSLIGKGGSKIKEMRESTGAQVQVAGDMLPNSTERAVTISGAPEAIIQCVKQICVVMLESPPKGATIPYRPKPASTPVIFSGGQAYTIQGQYAIPHPDQLSKLHQLAMQQTPFTPLGQTTPAFPGLDASNQASTHELTIPNDLIGCIIGRQGTKINEIRQMSGAQIKIANAMEGSSERQITITGTPANISLAQYLINARFRDVAAMWNDPSSMTTS, translated from the exons ATGGAGCCCATCAAGGTCCAATCAGAAGGTGGACTGAATGTGACCCTCACCATCAGGCTGCTGATGCACGGCAAG gagGTTGGAAGCATCATAGGAAAG AAAGGAGAAACGGTGAAGAAAATGCGCGAAGAT AGTGGTGCCCGTATTAACATTTCAGAAGGGAACTGCCCTGAACGAATAGTCACCATCACCGGGCCAACAGATGCTATTTTCAAGGCCTTTGCCATGATAGCCTACAAGTTCGAGGAG GATATAATCAACTCCATGAGCAACAGTCCAGCCACCAGTAAACCCCCTGTAACCCTGAGGCTTGTTGTCCCGGCCAGCCAGTGCGGCTCCCTCATTGGCAAAGGAGGCTCCAAAATCAAAGAAATGAGAGAG TCCACAGGAGCTCAGGTCCAGGTCGCAGGTGACATGCTTCCCAACTCCACCGAGAGAGCAGTGACGATCTCAGGGGCCCCAGAGGCCATCATCCAGTGTGTCAAACAGATATGTGTGGTGATGCTTGAG TCCCCACCGAAAGGTGCCACAATCCCCTACCGCCCCAAGCCTGCCTCCACCCCTGTCATTTTTTCAGGTGGCCAG GCTTATACCATTCAAGGACAGTACGCCATCCCACATCCAGAT CAGTTGAGCAAGCTCCACCAGTTGGCTATGCAGCAAACCCCCTTTACCCCCCTCGGACAGACCACCCCTGCCTTCCCCG gtCTGGATGCCAGTAACCAGGCCAGTACTCATGAACTCACCATTCCCAATGAT CTAATAGGCTGCATAATCGGACGCCAGGGAACCAAAATCAACGAGATCCGTCAGATGTCTGGGGCGCAGATCAAAATTGCTAACGCTATGGAAGGGTCATCGGAGCGCCAGATCACCATCACAGGGACCCCCGCCAACATCAGCCTGGCCCAGTACCTCATCAATGCAAG GTTCAGAGACGTGGCGGCCATGTGGAACGACCCATCTTCCATGACCACATCCTGA
- the LOC121891990 gene encoding leucine-rich repeat-containing protein 3-like: MGASQRCRSSIKPPSCGSLVSVGTLWLLLMIMTAYACPKSCHCTDRNGVVVQCNSRNLENIPPNLPKDTVVLLLSSNRIRHIPKGAFTDLHRLRELDLSHNAIESMEVGAFQGIHEGLRTLDLSNNHLSSLPRDTFAKLHARVRLSHNPWHCECSLQEVLRELRLDPETVNEVSCYTSVQEEYVGQPVIQVLDSGINFCNFHQKTTDVAMFVAMFCWFSMVTAYIIYYIRHNQEDARRHMEYLKSLPSTSHISKDYDTASSV; this comes from the coding sequence ATGGGGGCCTCTCAAAGGTGCAGGTCATCCATTAAACCTCCTTCCTGTGGTTCTCTCGTCTCTGTGGGAACATTGTGGCTTCTGTTGATGATTATGACTGCATATGCGTGCCCTAAGAGCTGTCACTGCACAGACAGAAACGGCGTGGTTGTGCAATGCAACTCACGCAACTTGGAGAACATTCCCCCGAACTTGCCCAAGGACACCGTCGTTCTCCTGCTCTCGTCTAACCGGATCAGACACATCCCCAAGGGGGCCTTCACAGACCTTCACCGCCTCAGGGAACTGGATCTATCTCACAACGCCATAGAGAGCATGGAGGTCGGCGCCTTTCAAGGAATTCATGAGGGCTTGCGGACCTTGGATCTTTCCAACAACCACCTCAGCAGCCTCCCCAGGGACACCTTTGCCAAGCTCCACGCCCGCGTCCGCCTGTCCCACAACCCCTGGCACTGCGAGTGCTCCTTGCAGGAGgtgctgagggagctgaggcTGGACCCCGAGACGGTGAACGAGGTGAGCTGCTACACGTCGGTGCAGGAGGAGTATGTGGGGCAACCGGTGATCCAGGTCCTAGACTCTGGGATCAACTTTTGCAACTTCCACCAGAAGACGACAGACGTGGCCATGTTTGTGGCCATGTTCTGCTGGTTCTCCATGGTGACAGCTTACATCATTTATTACATCAGGCACAATCAGGAGGACGCCAGGAGGCACATGGAGTACCTCAAGTCCCTGCCCAGCACCTCCCACATCAGCAAGGACTACGACACAGCTAGcagtgtttga